The DNA sequence CTCAGCCGGGATGAGTTCTCGAATCCTGGTTCTCAGGAAGATGGACGTGTCTACGCCTGGGATGCCGTGACAGGGCAATTGCTTCCCGGATGGCCCCAACAAGCAGGGGTCGGAGGAGTCACGTCCCCCCTGACCTCGGGAGATCTCACCGGGGACGGAACCGCGGAGATCATCGCGATCTCCTACTTCGGCGACGTGAGCGCCTTTCGGCAAGACGGTTCGTTGCTCTGGCGGTTTCGCAACGACGATACGATTCTCTCTGGGGCCGTGATCGGAGACATCGACCGGGATGGAAAACCTGAGGTGGTCTTCGGGTCCGACATCAGCGACAACCCTTATTTCTCGGCAGGAGGTTTCGTCAATATCCTCAATGCCAACGGCTCGGCCAAATTCCGCATTCCGACGCAGGAGGTCATCTGGTCATCACCGGTGCTGGCGGATCTCAACGGCGATGGCTTTCTTGAAATCGTCGTCGGGACGGGCTTGCACTTCTCGATGGTCGCGCAAGTTGACAACGTGTTCACACCAGAACGCAAGGCCGAGGCTCGATCGTTTTCCAATCAAGTTCTTGCCTATGACCATCGTGGCCAGGTCGTTCCCGGATGGCCGTACCGGACCTGGAGTGACGGATCAGCCAATCGTCAGGTGTACGGGTCGCCCGCCGTGGGCGATCTGACCGGTGATGGTCAGCTCGAAGTGGTGGCGGTCGATTTCGGCGGGTTCGTGCATGTTGTGAAAGCCAACGGCCAGCCGTTACCAGGGTTTGAAGGGGGCCGACGAATTGCTCCCCCCGAAGGATTGCAGGTCGATACCTTCACCTCAGCGATCATCGCCGATGTGAATGGCGACGGCGCCGCAGACATCCTTGTGGCGACCGATCAGTACCTTGTGGCGATGGACCGATTGGGAGAACGGCTCTGGACGCTCCAGGCTCCTCAGGGGCGCAACGGGATTCCGGGAGGACATGCCAACGCCGCGGCGATCGGGCAACTTGATGGTCTCGGTGGTCTGGAACTTATCACGGTCACGCTTGTATATGGCGAACCCAACCCACCGAGCATGCTGGGGGTCTACCAGCTTCCCGAAAGTTCACTCACGCCTCCCTGGCCGATGCACCGCAAGACTCCGAGCGGACAGGCCATGTCTCACAGCCCGGCGTTCCTGGAACGATATGTCCGGGCGACCTTCCGTGCCTTGCTCGGTCGGGAAGCGAGTGCCTCCGACCTGGCCTTTTTCCCTCGATTGATTCAGGCTAACATCTGGACACCGAAAACGCTGGCCGAGACCGTCGCTCTGACAGCCGAGGCTCGCTCGGTGGTCATCCGCCAGCTGTATCAGAGCTACCTTCAACGATCACCCAGCCCCGAAGAACTGGCGGAGGGGCAGAATCGTTTGGCCCAGGATCGAGCGGAAGAACTCGCACGCTCGTTGCTCCTCTCTGAGGAGTCGCTCGCCAAAACGGACGGTTCGATCGCGGGGGTGCTCGGTCGCTTTTACGAAACGATTCTTCGACGGCCGATCACCGCTCGGGAGGTGGGAATCCTTGAGCCGGTGGTTCAGAGAGGGTATGTCTCATTGCCGGAAATTGCTCGGATGCTGCTACGATCCGAGGAATTCGTCTTGCTGGAGATCGCCGCTCCCACGGTGATTGCCTACCGAACCGAGTTCCCGAACGCTCCGTTTGATGAGGCCGGGGTTGCGGCCGTCTTGATGGATCGCCAGGGAGGTCGCCGTGAGGAACAGATCCGTGCCGGTCTGATTGCCAGCGGCGGCCGTTACGAACGAACGTCGGTCGCCGCTGGTCTGGTTCGATCACTCTATGGCGACGTGCTCATGCGGGAGGCGGGCCCTGGCGAAGTCGCCTCCTGGATTCGAGGGTTCACCACCGGGAAAATAACGCCTCAGCAGTTCATTACCACGATCGTCAAGAGCGCTGAAGCCCGGACCTTGTATGTCCGCGATCTGTTTCGCCTCTTGCTCGGTCGAGAGCCCGAACCCGAAACGATTGTGTCACTCCGAAATTACGCGAGTCGAGAGGAGCTGAAGATCGCTCTGATTGCCTCTCCGGAGTACTTCGCCCGTCATGGTGGCACCAATACCGGCTTCGTCAGGGCCGTATTCCGAGACCTTTACGGAGTCGATCCAGTCCCTCAGTCCGTCCTGGATAACGAGGTCAGGCTCCTGAACCAAGGACGTCAGACCCGTACCGGGCTCGCGAGAAACCTGATCTTCAGCACGATTGGTTACGAAAAGGTCGTCGTCACTCACATGATCCGCTACATTCCGGCCGAGGACAAAGGGGTGCTTCGCGTCCCGATCGAGACACCAGGAAGTCCACCAAACAATCCCGATCCGGCCCTCATTCAGGCACTTGTGGGTGCGATGCAGGCAGGAGCAACGGAAACAGATATTGTGCAGTTTTTGCTCGCGTCGCCAACCTATGTCAACAAAACGGCCTACATCCGGGGTTTGTATCGAAGCGAGGGAAACCGTTTCTGAGTCCTAACGAACGAGCTTAGACCAGCCAAGGGTCTTGGTGATGTATTTGTGCGACGACCAAGATACCCGATGTCCCAGTTGTATCAGAGAATCCTCCAGATTCAGGCACGGGTGCCCTGGGCGGGACGGGTGGATGTCCGTACGATTCCGTTAGAAAAATCGAGCCAGGATCGGACTCCCCGAGATTCCTGACGCGGGTAAGATGAGGGTGACGGGACGCGAGTCATCCTTGCTGCGATTTGATTCTGGCCAAGAAGGCATTGCGGCCGGGGCGCGTTAAGACGACGAACGGGACCCGGGAATCCGACCCAGGGAGGAGACGACATGCGACGCAATCGCGGGGCATGGGGAGCCTGGATCGCGTTGCTCCTGGCGACTCCGGTCATGGCCGGGACGGATGCGACCGCGGATCGGGTTCGGAAGATTCTGGAGACGCCAGGTTTTGAGATCGGCCACTGGGGGGTGCTCGTCGTCGATCGCCGTTCGGGAGAGGTTGTCTTCGAGCATCAACCGAATCACCTGTTTGTTCCGGCGGAGGTCGGTCAGCTTTTCTCGGCCGTAGCGGTTTTGGAGGGGCTGGGTGGTGACTATCGATTTCAGACCCCCGTCTTTCGTCGAGGCGAAGTCGGTCCTGACGGAACGCTTCACGGGGATTTGATCCTCGTCGCCGGGGGGGACCCAAGCCTGGGAGGTCGAACGAGCCCTCAGGACGGATCACTCCTTTACCGAGACGTCGACCATTCCCGAGCCTCAACGACCCTCGGAGCCATGCTTGTTGAGGCCGACCCCCTTGCCGGTCTCGATCACCTGGCAAGGGAGGTCAAGGCGGCCGGTATTCTCACTATCACCGGAGAGGTGATCGTCGATGATCGGCTGTTTCCGGAAACTCCGATCGAGAGCGGATTGCCCTCCAAGGTATCGAGCATTGCAGTCAATGACAATCTTGTCGATGTCTTGATCACTCCGGCTCCGGAACCCGGGATGCAAGCGGAGATTCGCACCGTTCCGCCGTCTCGATATTATTCGGCCGAGGCTCAAATCGACACCGTTGCCGAAGGAGAGGCTCCTCGGATCGAAATCCGCCGAGAAGGACCGCGACGGTTCTCGATCCGGGGCCAGGTGCCGGTCGGTCATCCGCCAATGATTCAGGTGTTTGAGATCGATCGGCCTGCCGATTTTGCTCGAGCCGCGTTCATCGAACAACTCCGCGGCCGGGGTGTTCGGGTTGAAGCGACTCCGCTGGGCGACAACCCTTCGGATCGTCTCCCCGCGAGCGACGAGGTCGACTCGCTTCCCAGGGTGGCTCTCTACACCTCACCGCCGCTTCGGGAATATATTCGAGTGATTCTCAAGGTTGGACATCACTCTCATGCTGCGTCGCTACCGCTCCTGCTGACCTCAAACAATGATTCTCGCACCTTGACCGACGGGTTACGTCGTCAGGGAACGATCTTCCAGCAACTGGGAGTGCCGGGCGAAGGAATCAGCCTGACCGCGGGGGTTGGCACTCATCGAACGGATCGGGTTTCTCCGCAGGCGGT is a window from the Tautonia rosea genome containing:
- the dacB gene encoding D-alanyl-D-alanine carboxypeptidase/D-alanyl-D-alanine endopeptidase — its product is MRRNRGAWGAWIALLLATPVMAGTDATADRVRKILETPGFEIGHWGVLVVDRRSGEVVFEHQPNHLFVPAEVGQLFSAVAVLEGLGGDYRFQTPVFRRGEVGPDGTLHGDLILVAGGDPSLGGRTSPQDGSLLYRDVDHSRASTTLGAMLVEADPLAGLDHLAREVKAAGILTITGEVIVDDRLFPETPIESGLPSKVSSIAVNDNLVDVLITPAPEPGMQAEIRTVPPSRYYSAEAQIDTVAEGEAPRIEIRREGPRRFSIRGQVPVGHPPMIQVFEIDRPADFARAAFIEQLRGRGVRVEATPLGDNPSDRLPASDEVDSLPRVALYTSPPLREYIRVILKVGHHSHAASLPLLLTSNNDSRTLTDGLRRQGTIFQQLGVPGEGISLTAGVGTHRTDRVSPQAVVTLLRAMQGRPTAQAFETALPVIGREGTALDIVAADSPARGHGRAHAGTAWTIDEATGKPLLLSKALAGYLETASGRDLVFAFFVNDVPTSAETSERGVTNLSASRVLGALCEAFYEDQSTEPQSAASQLPQQPRQTNPSVGPTIRNASGRPSDAIEGIGRNGPAR
- a CDS encoding FG-GAP repeat domain-containing protein, translated to MRLTHRHHRHLSLETLERRLVLSTTAPPSFPGAPLELPQEGAWRNTPFIGSPVVADLNNDGREEILTAVEGGRLIAYTTGSDGRLREFRRYETNATTDVKSTPIVVTRRNGSKMIVAGLSRDEFSNPGSQEDGRVYAWDAVTGQLLPGWPQQAGVGGVTSPLTSGDLTGDGTAEIIAISYFGDVSAFRQDGSLLWRFRNDDTILSGAVIGDIDRDGKPEVVFGSDISDNPYFSAGGFVNILNANGSAKFRIPTQEVIWSSPVLADLNGDGFLEIVVGTGLHFSMVAQVDNVFTPERKAEARSFSNQVLAYDHRGQVVPGWPYRTWSDGSANRQVYGSPAVGDLTGDGQLEVVAVDFGGFVHVVKANGQPLPGFEGGRRIAPPEGLQVDTFTSAIIADVNGDGAADILVATDQYLVAMDRLGERLWTLQAPQGRNGIPGGHANAAAIGQLDGLGGLELITVTLVYGEPNPPSMLGVYQLPESSLTPPWPMHRKTPSGQAMSHSPAFLERYVRATFRALLGREASASDLAFFPRLIQANIWTPKTLAETVALTAEARSVVIRQLYQSYLQRSPSPEELAEGQNRLAQDRAEELARSLLLSEESLAKTDGSIAGVLGRFYETILRRPITAREVGILEPVVQRGYVSLPEIARMLLRSEEFVLLEIAAPTVIAYRTEFPNAPFDEAGVAAVLMDRQGGRREEQIRAGLIASGGRYERTSVAAGLVRSLYGDVLMREAGPGEVASWIRGFTTGKITPQQFITTIVKSAEARTLYVRDLFRLLLGREPEPETIVSLRNYASREELKIALIASPEYFARHGGTNTGFVRAVFRDLYGVDPVPQSVLDNEVRLLNQGRQTRTGLARNLIFSTIGYEKVVVTHMIRYIPAEDKGVLRVPIETPGSPPNNPDPALIQALVGAMQAGATETDIVQFLLASPTYVNKTAYIRGLYRSEGNRF